A genomic segment from Aegilops tauschii subsp. strangulata cultivar AL8/78 chromosome 1, Aet v6.0, whole genome shotgun sequence encodes:
- the LOC109767874 gene encoding uncharacterized protein, translated as MSPASSFASLCRHRLIHIHCTTRLGCDNPPATAAHFLALDRRRSFSSSGLRRGIRGTRSSGGGAGGTGRPAAGFSTWARLAIGSTVAVAAPLLHSKSASILRIGNEVEMVKDAAETAAEVVEEVATVAEKVSSEVAGHLPEDGRLRRAAVVVEHASKEVAEEAHLARDIIHKVDEIEEDVKAIIEPIMDHGKHQRKHLEK; from the exons ATGTCTCCTGCCAGCTCGTTCGCGTCGCTCTGCCGGCACAGGCTGATCCACATCCACTGCACCACCCGCCTCGGCTGCGACAACCCGCCTGCCACGGCGGCGCATTTTCTGGCGTTGGATCGGCGGAGATCGTTTTCGTCCTCTGGCCTGCGCCGTGGCATCAGAGGAACcaggagcagcggcggcggcgcaggtGGCACAGGACGACCTGCTGCAGGTTTCTCCACCTG GGCAAGACTGGCAATTGGCTCCACTGTTGCTGTCGCGGCGCCGCTCCTGCACTCCAAATCGGCGTCGATTCTGCGGATCGGAA ATGAGGTGGAGATGGTGAAGGACGCCGCCGAGACCGCGGCGGAGGTCGTGGAGGAGGTGGCCACGGTGGCCGAGAAGGTGTCGTCCGAGGTGGCCGGGCATCTGCCGGAGGACGGCAGGCTGAGACGCGCCGCGGTGGTGGTCGAGCACGCCTCCAAGGAAGTCGCGGAGGAGGCTCATCTTGCACGAGACATCATCCACAAG GTTGACGAAATTGAGGAGGACGTCAAGGCAATTATTGAACCGATTATGGATCATGGGAAGCACCAAAGGAAGCATTTAGAAAagtag